In Flavobacterium lacustre, a genomic segment contains:
- the ruvB gene encoding Holliday junction branch migration DNA helicase RuvB, whose protein sequence is MNENLDPTTKGYNPEELDLEKRLRPLSFDDFAGQDQILENLKVFVQAANQRNEALDHTLFHGPPGLGKTTLANILANELQVGIKITSGPVLDKPGDLAGLLTNLEERDVLFIDEIHRLSPIVEEYLYSAMEDFKIDIMIESGPNARTVQINLNPFTLIGATTRSGLLTAPMRARFGISSRLQYYTTELLTTIVERSATILKMPISYEAAIEIAGRSRGTPRIANALLRRVRDFAQIKGNGTIDIEIARYSLKALNVDAHGLDEMDNKILNTIIDKFKGGPVGLSTLATAVSESSETIEEVYEPFLIQEGFIMRTPRGREVTDKAYRHLGKIKTNIQGGLF, encoded by the coding sequence ATGAATGAAAATTTAGACCCAACTACAAAAGGATATAATCCGGAAGAACTTGATCTTGAAAAAAGATTAAGGCCACTTTCTTTTGATGATTTTGCCGGCCAAGATCAAATTCTTGAAAATCTAAAAGTTTTTGTTCAAGCGGCTAATCAAAGAAACGAAGCGCTTGATCATACTCTTTTTCACGGACCTCCGGGATTAGGTAAAACAACGTTGGCAAATATTCTGGCTAATGAATTGCAAGTTGGTATAAAAATAACTTCTGGTCCAGTTTTAGATAAGCCAGGTGACCTTGCTGGATTGTTGACTAATCTCGAAGAACGAGATGTGTTATTTATTGACGAAATACACCGTTTAAGCCCCATAGTCGAAGAATATCTGTATTCCGCAATGGAAGACTTTAAAATTGATATTATGATTGAATCTGGGCCCAATGCCCGTACAGTTCAAATCAATTTAAATCCGTTTACACTTATCGGTGCAACCACGCGTTCAGGGTTGCTTACAGCTCCTATGAGAGCTCGTTTTGGTATTTCCTCCCGCTTACAATACTATACAACTGAACTTTTAACTACCATAGTTGAGAGAAGTGCTACCATTTTAAAAATGCCAATTTCCTATGAAGCAGCTATAGAAATTGCAGGAAGAAGTAGAGGAACACCTCGTATAGCTAATGCTTTATTGCGTCGTGTGCGTGATTTTGCACAAATTAAAGGAAATGGTACAATAGACATTGAAATAGCCCGATATAGCCTGAAAGCGCTTAATGTTGATGCTCACGGACTGGATGAGATGGATAATAAAATACTAAATACCATCATAGATAAATTTAAGGGTGGACCAGTAGGTTTGTCAACTTTGGCAACAGCCGTATCTGAAAGCAGCGAAACAATAGAAGAGGTTTATGAACCGTTCTTAATTCAAGAAGGATTTATCATGCGAACACCTAGAGGCAGGGAAGTTACCGATAAAGCATACAGACATTTAGGGAAAATTAAAACAAATATTCAGGGTGGATTATTTTAA
- a CDS encoding glycoside hydrolase family 13 protein codes for MKNNPPLFLLFAFWLLSKTALIAQNEKTTILKNIDKKWWKEATVYQIYPRSFKDSDGDGVGDLKGIISKLDYIKSLGINAVWLNPIYTSPNDDNGYDISDYREIMKDFGTMENFDLLLKEMHKRNIKLIMDLVVNHSSDEHEWFKQSKSSRDNKYRDYYHWWPAEKGKPTYRWSFFDVNSEAWKYDAQTDAYYLHYFSQKQPDLNWENPKVRQEVYDIMRFWLNKGIDGFRMDAFQFASKDTSWPELPKGYEKNIIKYYGVGPHLHEYLQEMNREVFSKYDIMTVSEGAGSSPEDAIQFVDPDRKELDMAYHFESVDIGNHLKDFGLAKYKQIFSRYDETFKEKGWLSIFLANHDQPRMVSKFGNETAEFRELSSKMLSTFVMTMRGTPYYYYGDELGMVNIRFNDINDYNDVETRNKYTQIKNAGGDLDAYMENRKQTSRENGRTPFQWDTTENAGFTTGKPWLKVNPNYSLINAEAQEKDPNSVLNYFRKVVQLRKQDLTLVYGAYTLLDKDNPDVFAYTRELDGKKLLVLLNFSKKNAAYTLSISTAKSKIILDNYSNTKKIKKNTLRPYEAVILELK; via the coding sequence ATGAAAAATAATCCGCCTTTATTTTTGTTATTTGCTTTTTGGCTATTGTCTAAAACAGCATTAATTGCACAAAATGAAAAAACTACAATTCTAAAAAATATTGATAAAAAATGGTGGAAAGAAGCTACTGTTTACCAGATTTACCCAAGAAGTTTTAAAGATAGTGACGGCGATGGTGTGGGCGATTTGAAAGGAATTATATCTAAGCTTGATTATATAAAAAGTTTAGGAATTAATGCTGTTTGGCTCAACCCAATTTACACTTCTCCAAACGATGATAACGGATACGACATCAGTGATTATCGTGAAATTATGAAAGATTTTGGAACGATGGAAAATTTTGATCTTTTATTGAAAGAAATGCACAAACGCAACATCAAATTAATCATGGATTTAGTGGTAAATCATAGTAGTGACGAGCACGAATGGTTCAAACAATCAAAAAGTTCCAGAGATAATAAATACAGAGATTATTACCATTGGTGGCCAGCCGAAAAAGGAAAACCAACTTACAGATGGAGTTTTTTTGACGTGAATAGCGAAGCTTGGAAATATGATGCCCAAACTGATGCTTATTACCTGCATTATTTTTCTCAAAAACAACCAGATTTGAATTGGGAAAACCCAAAAGTAAGACAAGAAGTATATGATATCATGCGTTTCTGGCTGAACAAAGGAATTGATGGTTTCAGAATGGATGCTTTTCAATTTGCTTCAAAAGATACTTCTTGGCCGGAATTACCAAAAGGATATGAAAAAAACATCATCAAATATTACGGAGTTGGTCCTCATCTTCATGAATATTTGCAAGAAATGAACCGAGAAGTTTTTAGCAAATATGATATTATGACGGTATCAGAAGGTGCTGGAAGTTCCCCAGAAGACGCGATTCAGTTTGTAGACCCAGACCGAAAAGAATTGGATATGGCGTATCATTTTGAAAGTGTAGACATTGGAAACCATTTAAAGGATTTTGGCCTTGCGAAATACAAACAAATATTTTCAAGATACGATGAAACTTTCAAAGAGAAAGGGTGGCTATCTATATTTCTGGCAAATCACGATCAGCCAAGAATGGTGAGTAAATTTGGTAACGAGACCGCCGAATTTAGAGAATTATCATCCAAAATGCTTTCTACATTTGTAATGACAATGCGCGGAACGCCTTATTACTATTATGGTGATGAACTGGGAATGGTTAATATTCGATTTAATGATATTAATGATTACAATGATGTGGAAACCCGAAATAAATACACTCAAATAAAAAATGCAGGCGGAGATTTAGACGCTTACATGGAAAACCGAAAACAGACTTCGAGAGAAAACGGAAGAACACCTTTTCAATGGGACACAACTGAAAATGCCGGTTTTACAACAGGGAAACCATGGTTGAAAGTGAATCCAAATTATAGTCTTATTAATGCTGAAGCTCAGGAAAAAGACCCTAACTCAGTATTAAATTACTTTAGAAAAGTAGTTCAATTGCGCAAGCAAGACCTAACGCTCGTTTATGGTGCCTACACACTTTTGGACAAAGATAATCCCGACGTATTTGCATATACTAGGGAACTTGACGGTAAAAAACTATTAGTTTTATTGAATTTTTCTAAAAAAAATGCAGCCTATACCCTTTCGATTTCTACTGCTAAATCTAAAATCATTTTAGACAATTATTCCAACACCAAAAAAATAAAAAAGAATACTTTGCGTCCGTACGAAGCAGTAATTTTGGAGCTTAAATAA
- a CDS encoding carbohydrate kinase family protein, whose protein sequence is MTKKIICFGEVLFDVFPTHRKIGGAPLNVALRMASLGINAQIISRVGNDEIGKELIRFIEENGVATDTIQVDENLSTGEVIVQLNDKGSASYTINYPVAWDKIEVTSIAENAVANADAMVFGSLVCRDFVSHQTLLSLMNLAKYKIFDVNLRAPFYTKELLIELMNKADFIKFNDDELYEISEYMNSPYNSLEQNIHFIAEQTNTKHICVTKGSHGAVLYYNDTMYYNSGYKIEVADTVGAGDSFLAGLLTQLLTGNDAQFAINYACALGALVAQKEGANPKIEAAAIADFMKI, encoded by the coding sequence ATGACAAAAAAAATAATCTGTTTCGGAGAAGTTCTATTTGACGTTTTTCCAACACATCGAAAAATTGGCGGAGCGCCTTTGAATGTAGCGCTTCGCATGGCGTCACTTGGCATCAATGCACAAATAATAAGTCGCGTTGGAAATGATGAAATAGGGAAAGAATTGATTCGTTTTATTGAAGAAAATGGCGTTGCTACCGACACTATTCAAGTAGACGAAAACTTATCTACCGGAGAGGTTATTGTTCAATTAAACGATAAAGGTTCTGCTTCTTACACTATTAATTATCCTGTTGCATGGGATAAAATCGAAGTCACATCAATAGCTGAAAATGCAGTTGCTAATGCTGACGCAATGGTTTTTGGAAGTTTAGTTTGCAGAGATTTTGTTTCGCACCAGACGCTACTCAGCCTTATGAATCTTGCTAAATACAAGATATTTGATGTTAATTTACGTGCTCCGTTTTACACCAAAGAATTGTTGATTGAATTAATGAACAAAGCCGATTTTATAAAATTTAATGATGATGAATTGTATGAAATAAGCGAGTACATGAACAGCCCTTACAACTCATTGGAACAAAACATTCATTTTATCGCTGAGCAAACAAACACGAAACATATTTGTGTGACCAAAGGAAGTCATGGCGCAGTTTTATACTATAACGACACCATGTATTACAACAGCGGTTATAAAATTGAAGTTGCTGACACCGTGGGTGCAGGAGATTCATTTTTGGCTGGTTTACTGACTCAATTATTAACCGGAAATGACGCTCAATTTGCTATTAATTATGCCTGTGCATTAGGTGCTTTGGTAGCTCAAAAAGAAGGGGCTAATCCCAAAATTGAAGCAGCAGCAATTGCTGACTTTATGAAAATATAA
- a CDS encoding sugar porter family MFS transporter, which produces MNNRKILYWSIIVAFAGFLFGFDTVVISGADKQLQQLWGSSDLFHGLVVMSSALWGTVIGAIFGAYPTNILGRKKTLIIIGLLFFISSIGTAFANDPIFFSIFRFLGGIGIGASTIAAPTYVSEIAPAKDRGKLVALYQFNIVFGILIAFTSNYYLQDIGENAWRWMLGIQAFPSFIYTLLVFGIPESPRWILEYKKDREKAVAILKQINSEAEVEAEIAAIEKETSHEGKNESIFMAKYRKPLLLAFFIAFFNQLSGINAFLYYAPRIFELAGLEKSASFLSSIGIGVINLIFTMIGISLIDKYGRKTLMYLGSVGYIISLGLVTTAFYFEWKGMAVPLFFFLFIASHAIGQGAVIWVFISELFPNKLRAAGTSFGTSVHWVLAALIPSFIPFLFKEIGTTTVFAIFCIMMVFQLLWVFLKMPETKGRTLEELSESLSKK; this is translated from the coding sequence ATGAATAACAGAAAAATACTTTATTGGTCCATTATCGTTGCATTTGCAGGATTTTTATTTGGATTTGACACCGTAGTAATTTCAGGTGCGGACAAACAATTGCAACAATTATGGGGTTCCTCTGATTTGTTTCACGGATTGGTAGTCATGTCATCGGCATTATGGGGGACGGTTATTGGTGCCATATTTGGTGCCTATCCAACTAATATTTTAGGTCGAAAAAAGACGTTAATAATCATTGGATTATTATTTTTCATTTCTTCAATTGGAACTGCTTTCGCAAATGATCCAATATTCTTTTCCATTTTCAGATTTCTTGGCGGAATCGGAATTGGGGCTTCAACAATTGCTGCTCCAACTTATGTTTCTGAAATTGCTCCTGCTAAGGACCGAGGAAAATTAGTCGCTTTGTACCAATTCAATATTGTTTTTGGAATTTTAATTGCCTTTACATCCAACTATTATTTACAAGATATTGGAGAAAATGCATGGCGATGGATGTTAGGAATACAAGCTTTTCCATCTTTTATTTACACACTTTTAGTATTTGGAATTCCGGAAAGTCCACGTTGGATTTTAGAATATAAAAAAGACCGAGAAAAAGCAGTTGCTATTTTGAAACAAATCAATAGCGAGGCAGAAGTGGAAGCGGAAATCGCAGCTATTGAAAAAGAAACCTCTCACGAAGGAAAAAACGAATCTATTTTCATGGCAAAGTACAGGAAACCTTTACTATTGGCTTTTTTTATTGCTTTTTTCAATCAACTATCTGGTATTAATGCTTTTCTATATTATGCACCTCGAATTTTTGAATTGGCCGGGTTAGAAAAATCAGCTTCTTTTTTGAGCAGTATCGGAATTGGAGTGATTAATTTAATCTTTACTATGATTGGAATATCGTTAATTGACAAATACGGAAGAAAAACGCTGATGTATTTGGGTTCAGTAGGATACATTATTTCTTTGGGATTAGTTACCACAGCTTTCTATTTTGAATGGAAAGGAATGGCTGTTCCGTTGTTTTTCTTCTTGTTTATTGCCTCACATGCCATAGGTCAGGGAGCTGTAATTTGGGTATTTATTTCTGAATTATTCCCTAATAAACTAAGAGCTGCCGGAACCTCTTTTGGAACTTCTGTTCACTGGGTTTTAGCCGCATTGATTCCTTCTTTCATTCCGTTTTTATTTAAAGAAATTGGAACAACAACTGTTTTTGCCATCTTCTGTATTATGATGGTTTTCCAATTGCTTTGGGTGTTCTTAAAAATGCCGGAAACCAAAGGACGCACATTAGAAGAACTATCAGAAAGTCTATCAAAAAAATAA
- the queG gene encoding tRNA epoxyqueuosine(34) reductase QueG has product MIDTKSKYTQFIKSEAKRLGFLSCGISKAAFLEQEAPRLENWLNNQRNGQMSYMENNFDKRLNPTLLVDDAKSVISLLLNYYPSEFQNPDSFKISKYAYGEDYHSVIKEKLKELLFSIQENIGEVSGRAFVDSAPVLDKAWAAKSGLGWIGKNSNLLTRKVGSFYFIAELIIDLDLEYDFATTDHCGTCTACIDACPTEAIIAPYQVDGSKCISYFTIELKENIPDEMQGKFDDWAFGCDICQDVCPWNKFSKPHNEPLFNPKPELLSMSKKDWEEITEETFKVIAKNSPLKRTKFSGIKRNIDFLR; this is encoded by the coding sequence ATCATAGACACCAAATCAAAATACACACAATTCATCAAATCCGAAGCCAAGCGCCTCGGGTTTTTATCTTGTGGGATATCTAAAGCTGCTTTTTTAGAACAGGAAGCACCAAGGCTTGAGAATTGGTTAAACAATCAAAGAAATGGACAAATGTCCTATATGGAAAATAATTTCGATAAACGTTTGAATCCAACTTTACTTGTTGACGACGCTAAAAGTGTAATCTCACTTTTATTGAATTATTATCCTTCAGAATTTCAAAATCCAGACTCTTTTAAAATCTCAAAATATGCATATGGAGAAGACTATCATTCTGTTATAAAAGAAAAATTAAAAGAGCTTTTGTTTTCGATACAAGAAAACATCGGTGAAGTATCCGGACGCGCTTTTGTTGATTCAGCGCCGGTTCTTGACAAAGCTTGGGCTGCCAAAAGTGGTTTGGGTTGGATAGGTAAAAACAGTAATTTGTTGACCCGGAAAGTAGGTTCTTTTTACTTTATTGCCGAACTCATAATTGATTTAGATTTAGAATACGATTTTGCTACCACAGATCATTGCGGTACATGTACGGCTTGTATCGATGCGTGTCCGACAGAAGCTATAATTGCGCCATATCAGGTTGATGGGAGCAAGTGTATTTCTTATTTTACAATTGAACTCAAGGAAAACATTCCTGATGAAATGCAAGGTAAGTTTGATGATTGGGCTTTTGGATGTGATATTTGTCAAGACGTTTGCCCTTGGAATAAATTTTCAAAACCACATAATGAACCACTATTTAATCCAAAACCAGAATTGCTATCAATGTCCAAAAAAGATTGGGAAGAAATAACAGAAGAAACGTTTAAAGTTATCGCCAAAAATTCTCCTCTAAAAAGAACTAAGTTTTCCGGAATAAAAAGAAATATTGATTTTTTAAGATAG
- a CDS encoding LacI family DNA-binding transcriptional regulator, which produces MKDATLKEIATQLGISITTVSKALKNYSDVSEKTKKAVINLATELNYTPNSFAVNLRTKESKTIGLIIPTVVHHFFSNVIEGILEEAEKRNYMVIILQSNENYELEKKQVALLLNKRVDGILISLSNGTGEFDHLKTILANKTPLVLFDKIAKIINCSKVTINDRKAAYDAVTYLIKKGYKKIAHFRGSYLPQNAIDRFLGYKKALEDNNIVYDSSLVYLCENNLDFEDGYENAKKIIAEHPDIDAIFAVTDLVAIGIIKYFNEIGIPIPKQIAVFGFSNWFMSSIISPKLTTIDQPGFEIGKKSATILFDEIHSKKNNEPIVFQSIELETSIIEREST; this is translated from the coding sequence ATGAAGGACGCTACTCTCAAAGAAATTGCCACACAACTTGGAATTTCTATAACAACTGTTTCAAAGGCTTTAAAAAATTATTCTGACGTTAGCGAAAAGACTAAAAAAGCGGTTATAAATTTAGCAACCGAATTAAATTATACTCCAAATAGCTTTGCCGTAAACTTAAGAACCAAAGAATCTAAAACTATTGGATTAATAATTCCTACTGTTGTACACCACTTTTTTTCGAATGTTATTGAAGGAATTCTTGAAGAAGCCGAGAAAAGAAACTACATGGTTATTATTTTACAATCTAATGAAAACTACGAACTCGAAAAAAAACAAGTAGCCCTTTTATTGAATAAAAGAGTAGACGGGATTCTTATTTCCTTATCAAATGGGACAGGCGAATTTGACCATTTAAAAACAATTCTTGCCAACAAAACACCATTAGTTCTTTTTGACAAAATTGCAAAAATTATAAACTGTTCGAAAGTGACCATAAACGACAGGAAAGCGGCTTATGATGCGGTTACTTATCTAATAAAAAAAGGATACAAAAAAATTGCTCATTTTCGCGGATCTTATTTACCACAGAATGCCATAGACCGTTTTCTAGGGTATAAAAAAGCACTTGAAGACAACAACATTGTTTATGATTCTTCATTGGTTTATTTATGTGAAAATAATTTAGATTTTGAAGACGGCTATGAAAACGCAAAAAAAATAATTGCAGAACATCCTGATATTGATGCTATTTTTGCCGTAACCGATTTAGTTGCAATTGGAATTATTAAATACTTCAACGAAATAGGCATTCCGATTCCAAAACAAATTGCCGTTTTTGGATTTAGCAACTGGTTCATGTCAAGTATAATATCTCCGAAACTAACAACAATTGATCAACCTGGTTTTGAAATTGGAAAGAAATCAGCGACAATATTATTTGATGAAATTCATTCAAAAAAGAACAACGAACCTATTGTTTTTCAATCTATTGAATTGGAAACAAGTATAATTGAAAGAGAATCTACTTAA
- a CDS encoding glycoside hydrolase family 32 protein has translation MDFKWNKLFIISILEISLVLTSCKKESDTVIYVPTSETITIDSSVAYKEPFRPQFHFSPEKKWMNDPNGMVFYKGTYHLFYQYYPEDIVWGPMHWGHATSTDLIHWKHKKIALFPDKLGLIFSGSAVVDIDNTSGLGTKENPPMIAIFTYHDMEGEKAGKTDYQTQGLAYSLDEGETWAKYEKNPIISNLVLKDFRDPKVFWNETTKIWNMVLVAGDHAKFYTSKNLINWTLESEFGKNIGAHGGVWECPDIFKLKVDDSNEEKWVLLISINPGAPNGGSGTQYFIGDFDGKSFKTTQKDIKWIDNGADNYAGVTYNNAPENKRIFIGWMSNWSYARDTPTKNWRSAMTIPRELSLAKINGDYTLKSVPVEQFQKQRTTAFSKDKITLKANQKTTIDYANLNQSEVQLNAKNENLKLVFFNDVKDSLVINYDEKGKTFAIDRRHSGLVSFEKSFGEKIHHTKTSNIVSETINYQIIMDWSSIEIFLNGGVYSFTEQIFPNKPYTKLIIQSDENQEIKNLTINKIKGVW, from the coding sequence ATGGATTTTAAATGGAATAAATTATTCATTATAAGCATTTTAGAAATTTCATTAGTACTGACTTCTTGTAAAAAAGAATCGGATACTGTAATTTATGTTCCTACTTCTGAAACCATTACAATTGATTCTTCAGTAGCTTACAAAGAGCCTTTTCGACCACAATTTCATTTTTCACCAGAAAAAAAATGGATGAATGACCCAAACGGAATGGTTTTCTATAAAGGGACTTATCACTTGTTTTACCAATATTACCCGGAAGATATTGTTTGGGGTCCAATGCACTGGGGACATGCTACCAGCACAGATTTAATTCATTGGAAACATAAAAAAATTGCTTTATTCCCCGATAAATTAGGCTTAATTTTTTCAGGAAGTGCTGTTGTAGATATTGACAATACTTCGGGTTTAGGGACAAAAGAAAACCCTCCAATGATTGCCATTTTTACCTATCATGATATGGAAGGTGAAAAAGCAGGCAAAACAGATTATCAAACACAAGGATTAGCTTACAGTCTGGACGAAGGAGAAACTTGGGCTAAATATGAGAAAAACCCAATTATCAGCAATTTAGTTTTAAAAGATTTCAGAGACCCGAAAGTCTTTTGGAATGAAACTACCAAAATTTGGAACATGGTTTTAGTAGCCGGAGATCATGCCAAATTTTATACTTCTAAAAACCTAATCAACTGGACTCTTGAAAGCGAATTTGGTAAAAATATTGGAGCTCATGGTGGCGTGTGGGAATGCCCAGATATTTTTAAATTGAAAGTTGACGATTCCAATGAAGAAAAATGGGTTTTACTCATCAGTATAAATCCTGGCGCCCCAAATGGAGGTTCCGGAACACAATATTTCATAGGTGATTTTGATGGGAAAAGTTTTAAAACAACTCAAAAAGACATCAAATGGATTGACAATGGCGCTGATAATTATGCCGGTGTCACATACAATAACGCACCTGAAAATAAACGAATATTCATAGGCTGGATGAGCAATTGGTCATATGCCCGAGATACTCCTACAAAAAACTGGAGAAGCGCTATGACAATCCCAAGAGAACTTTCTTTGGCTAAAATCAATGGTGATTATACCCTAAAAAGTGTTCCTGTCGAGCAATTCCAAAAGCAACGAACCACAGCCTTTTCCAAAGATAAAATTACCCTTAAAGCAAATCAAAAAACAACAATTGATTATGCTAATTTGAATCAGTCTGAAGTACAATTAAATGCCAAAAATGAGAATTTAAAATTGGTTTTTTTCAATGATGTAAAGGATTCTCTGGTTATAAATTATGATGAAAAAGGAAAGACTTTTGCTATTGACAGAAGACATTCTGGTTTAGTGAGTTTCGAAAAAAGTTTTGGAGAAAAAATTCACCATACTAAAACCTCAAATATAGTTTCAGAAACAATCAATTATCAAATTATAATGGATTGGTCTTCTATAGAAATTTTTCTGAACGGCGGTGTATACAGTTTTACTGAACAAATTTTTCCAAATAAACCATATACAAAACTCATCATTCAATCTGATGAAAATCAAGAAATTAAAAACTTAACAATCAATAAAATAAAAGGAGTCTGGTAA
- a CDS encoding LacI family DNA-binding transcriptional regulator, translating into MKDITLKEIANKLGISITTVSKALKNYPDVSEKTKKAVIELAQTLHYTPNSFAVNLRTKESKTIGLIIPEVMHHFFSNVINAIIDEAEKNGYLVIILQSSETLALEKKQVELLINKRVDGIIMSLSNESNYDEHIKGIINRNIPFVMFDKIAKLTTCSKVIIDDQKAAFNATQHLIDNGCKKIAHIRGPLNPQNSIDRYIGYKKALEKNNIPFDSKLIYTCEKVTFEEGKYFAEQIIKEHPEVDGIFAITDLVAVGALAYFNENNIKVPEQVAIIGFSNWFMSQVITPKLSTIDQPSHEMGIVSFNLLLEEMNCRKEDMPFKPRTVELETALIVRESSMKKLS; encoded by the coding sequence ATGAAAGACATCACTCTTAAAGAAATTGCAAACAAATTAGGTATTTCTATAACAACTGTTTCAAAAGCGCTAAAAAATTATCCCGATGTTAGTGAAAAAACTAAAAAAGCGGTAATTGAACTTGCCCAAACTTTACATTACACCCCAAATAGTTTTGCGGTAAACTTAAGGACTAAAGAATCAAAAACTATCGGACTGATTATTCCGGAAGTTATGCATCACTTTTTTTCGAATGTGATTAATGCAATTATTGATGAAGCCGAAAAAAATGGCTATCTGGTTATTATTTTACAATCGAGTGAAACGCTGGCATTAGAAAAAAAACAAGTTGAACTTCTTATCAATAAAAGAGTTGACGGAATAATTATGTCTTTATCGAATGAATCTAACTATGACGAGCATATAAAGGGCATAATCAATCGAAATATTCCGTTTGTTATGTTTGACAAAATTGCAAAATTGACCACGTGTTCAAAAGTAATAATTGATGATCAGAAAGCTGCCTTTAATGCTACTCAACATTTAATTGATAATGGTTGTAAAAAAATTGCTCATATCCGAGGGCCATTAAATCCACAAAATTCTATTGATCGCTACATTGGATATAAAAAAGCTTTGGAAAAAAACAACATTCCTTTTGATTCAAAATTAATTTATACTTGTGAAAAGGTAACTTTTGAGGAGGGGAAATACTTTGCCGAACAAATTATCAAAGAACATCCGGAGGTTGATGGTATTTTTGCAATTACAGATTTAGTTGCGGTAGGTGCTTTGGCTTATTTTAATGAAAACAACATTAAGGTTCCTGAACAAGTTGCAATAATTGGCTTTAGTAATTGGTTTATGTCGCAAGTAATAACTCCTAAACTAAGTACAATTGACCAGCCTAGTCATGAAATGGGGATAGTTTCTTTTAATTTACTATTAGAAGAAATGAATTGCCGTAAAGAAGATATGCCGTTTAAACCACGAACAGTTGAATTAGAAACTGCTTTGATTGTTCGAGAATCCAGTATGAAAAAACTATCTTAA